One region of Zingiber officinale cultivar Zhangliang chromosome 7B, Zo_v1.1, whole genome shotgun sequence genomic DNA includes:
- the LOC122004978 gene encoding dof zinc finger protein DOF2.4-like: protein MVFPSVPVYLDPHNWNQPQQSFPIPVAGGGGAGSGEVAPLIHRLAAVTRPPDAAGMAASSAAPGTAGRPISMSERARLAKIPQPEQPLKCPRCDSPNTKFCYYNNYSLSQPRHFCKTCRRYWTRGGALRSVPVGGGFRRNKRNNKSAGGSSSKSTADRQAGVGASSSSSTATGGGTAGGGISPGIPQTGQFPFLASMPATLADYGAANNLALNFGILTMDPAAAEYQVGGNSGIGLEQWRLHQIQQFPFLGGALMEPPVQSVMSGLYHFSGDARQVVDAKAVSGSSLITQLSSVKMEDHSDRLGLNLPRQYLGLSGNGQYNNWTGSGAGGEDGGATSGSSWAMTDLSVFNSSSSGNNVLSSHENLV, encoded by the exons atGGTTTTTCCCTCAGTTCCGGTGTATCTTGATCCACACAACTGGAATCAG CCGCAACAATCTTTTCCGATTCCAGTAGCCGGAGGCGGAGGAGCCGGTAGCGGCGAGGTTGCTCCACTCATCCACCGGCTAGCCGCGGTGACAAGACCACCGGACGCCGCCGGCATGGCCGCCTCCTCTGCCGCTCCGGGCACTGCAGGAAGACCGATCTCCATGTCGGAGCGGGCCAGGCTGGCGAAGATCCCGCAACCGGAGCAGCCGCTCAAGTGCCCGCGCTGCGATTCTCCTAACACCAAGTTCTGCTACTACAACAACTACTCGCTTTCGCAGCCGCGCCACTTCTGCAAGACCTGCCGCCGCTACTGGACCCGCGGCGGCGCCCTCCGCAGCGTCCCCGTCGGCGGCGGATTCCGCCGCAACAAGCGGAACAATAAGTCCGCGGGTGGGAGCTCCTCCAAGTCGACCGCGGACCGCCAGGCCGGCGTCGGCGCGTCGTCCTCGTCCTCCACCGCCACAGGCGGTGGTACCGCCGGCGGCGGCATCTCTCCTGGCATACCCCAAACCGGCCAGTTCCCTTTCCTGGCCTCCATGCCCGCCACTTTGGCCGACTACGGGGCCGCTAATAATCTCGCCTTGAACTTCGGGATTCTGACGATGGATCCCGCGGCGGCGGAGTATCAGGTGGGGGGCAACTCGGGCATCGGACTGGAACAGTGGCGGCTGCATCAGATCCAGCAGTTCCCCTTCTTGGGAGGAGCCTTAATGGAGCCACCGGTGCAATCGGTCATGTCCGGTCTGTATCATTTCTCCGGAGACGCTAGACAGGTTGTCGACGCAAAGGCTGTCTCAGGCTCTTCACTGATCACGCAACTTTCGTCGGTGAAGATGGAAGATCACAGCGACCGGTTAGGGCTCAACTTGCCAAGGCAATATTTAGGCCTCTCAGGAAACGGTCAATACAATAATTGGACTGGCAGTGGCGCCGGCGGGGAAGACGGCGGCGCTACTAGCGGTAGCAGTTGGGCTATGACGGATCTCTCCGTCTTCAACTCATCCTCCTCGGGTAACAACGTCTTGTCAAGTCACGAGAATCTTGTTTAA
- the LOC122004979 gene encoding probable protein phosphatase 2C 4 codes for MGNGLGSLAVSCFVGAHRRGAATVTWDPCDEGLGHSFRYVRPDAADVEGSASFRSISGVAVSANASTALSTALLDAAGSTAASAFESSTSFSFVALHPVPRFASPADKGFDSGPLERGFLSGPLDRRESLFSAPIEKPSSFSGHLWRTHSRGRSARSLFRLLGKVIPTSESNATPVKGVKDSALVGAVESDFQKSSDCNLQWAQGKAGEDRVHVVVSDDHDWLFVGIYDGFNGPDATDYLLSNLYSAVHRELKVLLPEDREDSLSHDRINDLLSPAPADRLNRGRHSRSKTRGAGWKWEEHRRRSRREFERERSELDERLKHENGRSSTAHHSRVLKALYRALRSTEESFLDIADKLVPENPELALMGSCVLVMLMNGDDVYLMNVGDSRAILARKAGQGKAGQDLESINEEALFDQMPSLSALQLTSDHTTSIAKEVQRIKDEHSDDASAISNQRVKGSLKVTRAFGAGFLKQPKWNDALLEMFRINYVGTSPYITCMPFLYHHKLDPKDKFLILSSDGLHQYFTNEEAVARVEAFLATTPDGDPAQHLVEEVLCRAAKEAGMDLHELLEIPQGDRRRYHDDISIVVISLEGRIWRSYV; via the exons ATGGGCAACGGGCTTGGCAGCCTCGCCGTGAGCTGCTTCGTCGGTGCACACCGCCGCGGAGCCGCTACTGTGACTTGGGACCCCTGCGACGAGGGACTCGGCCACTCCTTCCGCTACGTCCGGCCGGATGCCGCCGACGTCGAGGGATCCGCATCCTTCCGATCAATTTCCGGCGTCGCTGTGAGCGCCAACGCCTCCACCGCGCTTTCGACCGCCCTCCTGGACGCCGCCGGATCTACCGCGGCATCCGCCTTCGAGAGCTCCACTTCCTTCTCCTTCGTCGCCCTCCACCCCGTCCCGCGCTTCGCTTCCCCCGCAGATAAAGGGTTCGATTCTGGCCCACTGGAGAGGGGCTTCTTGTCAGGGCCGCTCGACCGCCGGGAATCCCTCTTCTCTGCCCCGATCGAGAAGCCCTCATCCTTTTCCGGCCATCTCTGGCGAACCCATTCGAGGGGTCGGTCGGCGCGCTCGCTCTTCCGCCTGCTCGGCAAGGTCATCCCTACGAGCGAATCGAACGCCACGCCGGTGAAGGGGGTTAAAGATTCCGCTTTGGTCGGCGCCGTTGAGTCGGATTTCCAGAAATCCTCCGACTGCAATCTCCAGTGGGCGCAGGGGAAAGCAGGAGAGGATCGCGTCCACGTGGTCGTCTCAGACGACCATGATTGGCTCTTCGTCGGCATTTACGACGGCTTCAATGGCCCCGACGCCACCGATTACCTCCTCTCCAATCTCTATTCGGCTGTACATCGAGAACTCAAGGTCCTGCTTCCGGAGGACAGAGAAGACTCACTTAGCCACGACCGCATCAACGATCTGCTCTCCCCTGCTCCTGCTGACCGACTCAATCGAGGCCGTCATAGCAGAAGCAAGACGAGAGGCGCGGGGTGGAAGTGGGAGGAGCACCGTCGGCGATCGAGGCGCGAGTTTGAGAGAGAAAGATCCGAGCTCGACGAGAGACTGAAACACGAAAACGGACGATCGAGCACAGCCCACCACTCGCGAGTGCTGAAGGCTCTCTACCGAGCTCTAAGGAGCACGGAGGAGTCCTTCTTGGACATCGCCGACAAGTTGGTGCCGGAGAATCCCGAGCTAGCCCTCATGGGCTCCTGCGTGCTCGTGATGCTGATGAATGGGGACGACGTGTACCTGATGAACGTGGGCGACAGCCGCGCCATTTTAGCAAGGAAGGCTGGACAAGGCAAGGCAGGACAAGATCTCGAAAGCATTAACGAAGAAGCTCTATTTGATCAAATGCCCAGCTTATCAGCTTTGCAGCTTACTTCAGATCATACCACTTCAATTGCAAAG GAAGTTCAAAGAATTAAGGACGAACATTCCGATGATGCGTCTGCAATCTCCAACCAACGCGTGAAGGGCTCACTGAAGGTCACAAGAGCTTTCGGCGCCGGTTTCCTGAAACAG CCAAAATGGAACGATGCCCTTCTGGAGATGTTCAGAATCAACTACGTCGGAACGTCGCCATACATCACCTGCATGCCATTTCTGTATCACCACAAGCTCGACCCCAAGGACAAGTTTCTGATTCTGTCTTCTGATGGACTTCACCAGTATTTCACCAATGAAGAGGCGGTTGCTCGAGTCGAGGCCTTCCTCGCAACGACACCTGATGGCGATCCCGCTCAACACCTTGTCGAAGAGGTTCTCTGCCGAGCTGCTAAGGAAGCCG gTATGGACTTGCATGAGTTGCTTGAAATTCCACAAGGCGATCGACGACGGTATCATGATGATATTTCCATCGTAGTTATCTCCTTGGAAGGACGTATATGGCGATCGTATGTGTGA
- the LOC122004980 gene encoding cyclin-dependent protein kinase inhibitor SMR3-like produces MDPRGEIEESTNKEEVLGELLNVAAGPELDLEVKQKQSVAAGNDDEKTRDGYSTPTSPRHRIPLPLRCPPAPRKPPSSLRSKRKKKRRSQVEAKQENEIFGDNSSPVAKKSKNIQWTETHTTL; encoded by the coding sequence ATGGATCCAAGAGGAGAGATCGAAGAGAGTACAAACAAAGAGGAGGTGCTTGGGGAGCTGCTGAATGTAGCAGCGGGGCCAGAGTTAGATCTCGAGGTCAAACAAAAGCAAAGCGTTGCTGCCGGCAACGACGACGAGAAAACTCGGGATGGTTACAGCACGCCGACTTCTCCGAGGCATAGAATTCCGCTGCCCCTTCGGTGTCCTCCGGCGCCAAGGAAGCCTCCATCCTCGCTGCGgtcgaagaggaagaagaagagaagaagccaAGTGGAGGCGAAACAGGAGAATGAGATCTTTGGCGATAATTCAAGTCCGGTGGCCAAGAAGTCTAAGAACATCCAGTGGACGGAAACTCATACTACTTTATGA